A DNA window from Pleuronectes platessa chromosome 19, fPlePla1.1, whole genome shotgun sequence contains the following coding sequences:
- the nefla gene encoding neurofilament light polypeptide produces the protein MSSIGYDPYYPTSSYRRWYVEAPPRVATRGRTHSVYSSHASPVSSSRLQYSSPGRGHLSSSSMASSLELELSQASQVSSDFRTVRTQERGQLQELNDRFAGFIDRVHDLEQQNRALEAELLLLRQRHSEPSRLRALYEQEARSLRAAMDEARAEQQAVLSQRERLEQTLSALQGRYEEEVLAREEAEGRLMETRREADQAALAKAELEKSIETLLQELAFLKRIHEGEVAELQSQVQLGVQVAVESEAAAPDLSGALRDIRSQYERLAARNMQAAEEWFRGKVGSLSETVAQHSNAVKSSKDEAGEYRRQLQARLLEIDACRGLNGSLERQLHEMEEKQSAEITSMQDTIGHLEGELRGTKQEMGRYLKDYQDLLNVKMALDIEIAAYRKLLEGEESRFSGAVAGGVSSYYGHSLSVPSYSRPLLSSMSSGPSYLMTSRLLSSSFSTTEGIISASQAKQAEASPPGEEEEEEEEATEEEVKEEEEAEKEEEGGEEKDEEKEEGGEEEGDEKKEDEEEEEKADGADDKEQDAKEEVKEDKEEAKKSEEKEEKEEKEEKSDAKKEEKAAAPKTDDKADVKKEKVAEETSTKEKK, from the exons ATGAGTAGCATCGGATATGACCCCTACTATCCCACCTCGTCGTACAGACGCTGGTATGTCGAGGCTCCCCCTCGTGTGGCGACCAGAGGGAGGACCCACTCCGTCTACAGCTCCCATGCCTCCCCGGTGTCCTCCTCCCGTCTGCAGTACTCCTCTCCCGGCCGGGggcatctctcctcctcctcgatggCCTCGTccctggagctggagctcagcCAGGCGTCCCAGGTCAGCTCAGATTTTCGTACCGTGCGCACCCAAGAGCGCGGCCAGCTGCAGGAGCTCAACGACCGCTTTGCCGGCTTCATTGACCGAGTGCATGACCTGGAGCAGCAGAACCGTGCTCTggaagcagagctgctgctgctgaggcagaGGCACTCTGAGCCGTCCCGCCTGAGAGCACTGTATGAGCAGGAGGCCCGCTCCCTGAGAGCAGCTATGGATGAGGCCAGGGCAGAGCAGCAGGCTGTCCTGAGCCAGAGAGAGCGACTGGAGCAAACCCTGAGTGCCCTGCAGGGTCGATATGAGGAGGAGGTTCTGGCTCGTGAGGAGGCCGAGGGCAGGCTGATGGAGACCCGACGTGAGGCCGACCAGGCTGCTTTAGCCAAGGCTGAGCTGGAGAAGAGCATCGAAactctgctgcaggagctggcCTTCCTCAAGAGAATTCACGAAGGTGAGGTGGCCGAGCTGCAGTCCCAAGTCCAGCTGGGCGTCCAGGTGGCAGTCGAGTCTGAGGCGGCCGCTCCAGATCTCTCCGGGGCTCTCCGGGATATCAGGTCCCAGTACGAGAGGCTGGCGGCGAGGAACATGCAGGCAGCCGAGGAGTGGTTCAGAGGGAAGGTGGGCTCCCTGAGTGAAACTGTGGCCCAGCACAGTAACGCCGTGAAGAGCTCCAAGGACGAAGCAGGAGAGTACCGACGCCAGCTCCAGGCCCGGCTGCTGGAGATCGATGCCTGCAGAGGCCTCAACGGATCCCTGGAGAGACAGCTGcacgagatggaggagaagcagagtgCTGAGATAACTTCCATGCAG GACACCATTGGACATTTGGAAGGCGAGCTGAGGGGCACCAAACAGGAAATGGGCCGATACCTGAAGGATTACCAGGACCTTCTGAATGTCAAGATGGCGCTAGACATCGAGATCGCTGCGTACAG gaagctgctggaagGTGAGGAGTCTCGCTTCAGTGGAGCAGTTGCCGGGGGTGTGTCCTCTTACTACGGCCACTCTCTGTCGGTGCCCTCCTACTCCCGGCCCCTCCTCTCCAGCATGAGCTCCGGCCCCTCCTACCTGATGACATCACGCCTGCTCAGCTCCAGCTTCAGCACCACCGAGGGGATCATCTCCGCCAGCCAAGCCAAGCAAGCTGAGGCCAGCCcacctggagaggaggaggaagaggaggaggaggccacagaggaggaggtaaaggaggaagaggaggcagagaaggaagaagaaggaggagaggagaaagatgaggaaaaagaagagggaggagaggaggaaggagatgaaaagaaagaagatgaggaggag gaggaaaaagccgACGGAGCCGATGACAAAGAGCAGGATGCAAAAGAAGAAGTGAAAGAAGACAAGGAAGAAGCAAAGAAGagtgaagagaaagaagagaaagaagaaaaagaagagaaatccGATGCCAAGAAGGAAGAGAAAGCAGCTGCTCCCAAAACAGACGACAAAGCTgatgtcaaaaaagaaaaagtggcaGAAGAAACAAGCACAAAGGAGAAGAAGTAA